A single Gemmatimonadota bacterium DNA region contains:
- the nagB gene encoding glucosamine-6-phosphate deaminase, translating into MTGHHHSEARGSHEDREPRAIPIAEARERIRTRIFDTPPALARAVAERIAAAIRRANAGGRRAVLGLATGSTPIGVYRELVRMHREEGLSFVQVETFNLDEYLPMHPESPHSYHRFMWTHLFSQVDIAPERVHILDGTLTGDAVAAHCAAFEAAIAAAGGIDFQLLGIGKTGHIGFNEPGSGLESRTRRVHLDRVTRRDAASGFFSEKNVPREALTMGIATILAAREIAILATGEHKSAIVRRAVEGEVDHGVPATFLQRHPDATFYCDGAAAAELTRVATPWLVDEVQWTDALEIRAAIWLSGVTGRAVLKLSETDYEEHHLSGLVARHGEAGDVNGKVFRALSERIRGRAKLPHHARIVCFSPHPDDDVISMGGILRKLIQNDNEITVAYMTSGNIAVFDHDVRRHLDVVMRVARERGFAEGKLQAYTDRVLEAMDAKQPGEIDPPEVADLKRIIRESEAVSGIETLGLDGSHGRFLDLPFYRTGTIEKKPVGPEDVAIVKALLEEKRPHYIFVAGDLSDPHGTHRVCKDAIDAAVAQLHPVRTHGAQEPPPEYIERTGGAWTPEVWLYRGAWQEWPVSEATWLVPLSREELRLKIQAIFKHQSQKDSAPFPGQDEREFWQRVEQRNTGTADLLDRLGLAEYNAIEAYVVD; encoded by the coding sequence ATGACCGGGCACCACCACTCCGAGGCTCGCGGCTCCCATGAGGACCGCGAGCCTCGCGCCATTCCGATCGCCGAGGCGCGGGAACGCATCCGCACCCGCATCTTCGACACGCCGCCGGCGCTCGCCCGCGCCGTGGCCGAACGCATCGCCGCGGCCATCCGCCGCGCCAACGCCGGGGGTCGGCGTGCGGTACTCGGCCTCGCCACGGGCTCCACGCCCATCGGTGTGTATCGGGAACTCGTGCGGATGCACCGCGAAGAGGGGCTCAGCTTCGTGCAGGTCGAGACGTTCAATCTCGATGAGTACCTGCCGATGCACCCGGAGAGCCCGCATTCGTACCACCGCTTCATGTGGACGCACCTCTTCTCGCAGGTGGATATCGCGCCGGAACGGGTGCACATCCTCGACGGCACGCTCACCGGCGACGCGGTCGCCGCGCACTGCGCGGCCTTCGAGGCGGCGATCGCCGCGGCCGGCGGCATCGACTTCCAGCTGCTGGGCATCGGCAAGACGGGACACATCGGCTTCAACGAGCCGGGCTCGGGGCTCGAGAGCCGCACGCGCCGCGTGCATCTGGACCGCGTCACGCGGCGTGACGCCGCGAGCGGTTTCTTCAGCGAGAAGAACGTCCCGCGCGAGGCGCTCACGATGGGCATCGCGACGATCCTCGCCGCGCGCGAGATCGCGATCCTCGCCACCGGCGAGCACAAGTCGGCGATCGTCCGACGGGCGGTGGAAGGGGAGGTCGACCACGGCGTGCCGGCGACGTTCCTGCAGCGGCATCCCGACGCGACGTTCTATTGCGACGGCGCGGCCGCGGCGGAGCTGACGCGCGTCGCGACGCCCTGGCTGGTGGACGAGGTGCAGTGGACGGATGCCCTCGAGATCCGCGCCGCGATCTGGCTCTCCGGGGTGACCGGCCGTGCGGTGCTCAAGCTCTCCGAGACGGACTACGAGGAGCATCATCTCTCCGGCCTCGTCGCGCGACACGGTGAGGCCGGCGACGTGAACGGCAAGGTCTTCCGTGCGCTCAGCGAGCGGATCCGCGGGCGCGCGAAGCTGCCGCACCATGCCCGCATCGTCTGCTTCTCGCCGCACCCCGACGACGACGTGATCTCGATGGGCGGCATCCTGCGCAAGCTCATCCAGAACGACAACGAGATCACCGTCGCGTACATGACGAGCGGGAACATCGCCGTGTTCGATCACGACGTGCGCCGACACCTCGACGTCGTGATGCGGGTGGCGCGGGAGCGCGGCTTCGCCGAGGGGAAGCTCCAGGCCTACACCGACCGGGTGCTCGAAGCGATGGACGCGAAGCAGCCGGGCGAGATCGACCCGCCCGAGGTGGCCGACCTGAAGCGCATCATCCGCGAGTCCGAGGCCGTCTCCGGCATCGAGACGCTCGGCCTCGACGGCTCGCACGGCCGATTCCTCGACCTCCCCTTCTACCGCACCGGGACCATCGAGAAGAAGCCGGTGGGTCCCGAGGATGTGGCGATCGTGAAGGCGCTCCTCGAGGAGAAGCGTCCGCACTACATCTTCGTCGCCGGCGACCTGAGCGACCCGCACGGCACGCATCGCGTCTGCAAGGACGCGATCGACGCGGCGGTCGCCCAGCTCCACCCCGTCCGCACGCATGGGGCGCAGGAGCCGCCGCCCGAGTACATCGAGCGGACCGGCGGCGCCTGGACCCCCGAGGTATGGCTCTATCGCGGGGCCTGGCAGGAATGGCCCGTCTCCGAGGCGACCTGGCTCGTCCCGCTCTCGCGGGAGGAGCTGCGCCTCAAGATCCAGGCGATCTTCAAGCACCAGTCGCAGAAGGACTCCGCCCCCTTCCCCGGCCAGGACGAGCGCGAGTTCTGGCAGCGTGTGGAGCAGCGGAACACGGGCACCGCCGACCTGCTGGACCGGCTCGGGCTGGCCGAGTACAATGCCATCGAAGCGTACGTCGTCGATTGA
- a CDS encoding biopolymer transporter ExbD: MSVGNDHGGLNNEPNVVPMIDIMLVLLIIFMIMQPMMRKAIDLQLPDPQPAVVTANNASDQIVLEVLPDGWFAVNRDSVKKEGLGARLKEVYDPRPEKIMFIKGHPSVQYQDVIFAMDVARGSGVKVIGVTPKDTQ; this comes from the coding sequence ATGAGCGTAGGAAATGACCACGGTGGGCTGAACAACGAGCCGAACGTCGTGCCGATGATCGACATCATGCTCGTGCTGCTGATCATCTTCATGATCATGCAGCCCATGATGCGCAAGGCGATCGACCTCCAGCTGCCCGATCCGCAGCCGGCGGTGGTCACGGCGAACAACGCCTCCGACCAGATCGTGCTCGAGGTCCTGCCCGACGGCTGGTTCGCGGTCAACCGTGACTCGGTCAAGAAGGAAGGCCTCGGTGCGCGGCTCAAGGAGGTCTATGACCCGCGGCCGGAGAAGATCATGTTCATCAAGGGGCATCCGTCCGTGCAGTACCAGGACGTGATCTTCGCGATGGACGTCGCCCGTGGTTCGGGCGTCAAGGTCATCGGCGTCACGCCGAAGGACACGCAGTAA
- a CDS encoding acyltransferase, giving the protein MLLHHALPQGDATSFTAALGGSGWLGVSLFFVLSGFLLTVRYAPNGALRGTPRTFLLERVARLAPTYLLALLFAAALFTRDAHVQGLAAGHVTAIVSSVLTVQQAWRPETACQWNCPAWSLSVEAWFYLAFPLVIAGLGAWLLRGPARAAMRRGAMLLVVSLLASALIFPNGERFGGSWPVPVYSLSPLARWPEFLAGIGLAAVLRDWRPPTRAPGLFLLAVGLGWLALAVSARGFVAANGLHLLPVALPGFVLVVGACWGLREHAGLGLHSATLVLLGEASYALYLFHAPLHGYLLAATNRLVGRGYDASWPLFAAYLAVAVLLAVGIHRAFELPWRRRLRIRFGLSGRTD; this is encoded by the coding sequence GTGCTGCTGCACCACGCCCTGCCGCAGGGCGACGCGACCTCGTTCACCGCGGCGCTCGGCGGCAGCGGATGGCTCGGCGTCTCCCTCTTCTTCGTCCTCTCCGGGTTCCTGCTGACGGTGCGCTATGCGCCCAACGGCGCACTGCGCGGGACGCCGCGCACCTTCCTGCTCGAGCGGGTCGCCCGCCTCGCGCCGACGTATCTCCTGGCGCTGCTCTTCGCGGCCGCGCTCTTCACCCGGGATGCGCACGTGCAGGGACTCGCCGCCGGGCACGTGACCGCGATCGTCTCGTCGGTGCTCACGGTGCAGCAGGCGTGGCGCCCCGAGACGGCGTGCCAGTGGAACTGCCCGGCCTGGTCGCTCTCGGTCGAGGCGTGGTTCTATCTCGCGTTCCCGCTCGTCATCGCCGGGCTCGGGGCGTGGCTCCTGCGCGGGCCCGCGCGCGCTGCGATGCGCCGCGGTGCGATGCTCCTCGTGGTATCGCTCCTCGCCTCCGCGCTGATCTTCCCGAATGGCGAGCGGTTCGGTGGCAGCTGGCCGGTACCCGTCTACTCGCTCTCCCCGCTCGCGCGGTGGCCGGAGTTCCTGGCCGGGATCGGACTGGCGGCGGTGCTCCGCGATTGGCGCCCCCCCACGCGGGCACCGGGGCTCTTCCTGCTCGCCGTCGGACTCGGCTGGCTCGCTCTCGCCGTCAGCGCGCGCGGCTTCGTCGCGGCGAATGGGCTCCATCTGCTGCCGGTCGCGTTGCCCGGGTTCGTGCTCGTGGTCGGCGCCTGCTGGGGCCTGCGCGAGCATGCGGGGCTTGGCCTGCATTCGGCCACCCTCGTGCTGCTCGGCGAAGCGAGCTACGCGCTCTATCTGTTCCATGCGCCCCTGCACGGGTACCTGCTCGCCGCGACGAACCGGCTGGTGGGGAGAGGGTATGATGCTTCGTGGCCGCTCTTCGCCGCCTATCTGGCCGTCGCGGTGCTTCTGGCGGTGGGGATCCACCGGGCGTTCGAGCTGCCGTGGCGCCGTCGACTCCGGATACGGTTCGGACTGTCAGGCCGGACTGACTGA
- a CDS encoding biopolymer transporter ExbD, with translation MGMSVNAGGGVKAEPNVVPMIDVMLVLLIIFMVVTPAVATGFTAEPPSGINLKAHPEADEDQILGIDKFGQYFLNKQPIANETLGDALKNIYTVRTVDQILYLKADKGLEYGKILDAMDIASKNGVRVVAAITDQTPGTESSVAGDEIKQPTKTP, from the coding sequence ATGGGTATGTCAGTCAACGCCGGGGGCGGCGTCAAGGCAGAGCCGAACGTCGTCCCCATGATCGACGTGATGCTGGTGCTCCTCATCATCTTCATGGTGGTGACGCCGGCGGTCGCGACGGGCTTCACCGCCGAGCCGCCCTCGGGCATCAACCTGAAGGCGCACCCCGAGGCCGACGAGGATCAGATCCTCGGCATCGACAAGTTCGGGCAGTACTTCCTGAACAAGCAGCCGATCGCCAACGAGACGCTGGGTGATGCCCTGAAGAACATCTACACCGTCCGGACGGTCGACCAGATCCTCTACCTCAAGGCCGACAAGGGCCTCGAGTACGGGAAGATCCTCGACGCGATGGACATCGCCTCGAAGAATGGCGTCCGCGTGGTCGCCGCGATCACGGACCAGACGCCAGGGACCGAATCCTCGGTGGCGGGTGACGAGATCAAGCAACCCACCAAGACGCCGTAA
- a CDS encoding iron-sulfur cluster assembly accessory protein, which yields MNTPEVAVTITSAATTEVQKFMTAENVAPEVGGLRVSVQPGGCSGFKYSLLIEDKPAEDDTILPQGGFNVFVDPFSMQYLNGVIIDYVTSMQGSGFTFKNPNATGGCGCGSSFSA from the coding sequence ATGAATACGCCCGAGGTCGCGGTCACCATCACGTCGGCCGCCACGACCGAAGTCCAGAAGTTCATGACGGCGGAGAACGTCGCCCCAGAGGTCGGCGGGCTCCGCGTGAGCGTGCAGCCCGGCGGTTGCTCGGGCTTCAAGTACAGCCTGCTCATCGAGGACAAGCCCGCCGAGGACGACACGATCCTGCCGCAGGGTGGGTTCAACGTCTTCGTCGACCCGTTCTCGATGCAGTACCTGAATGGCGTCATCATCGACTACGTGACTTCGATGCAGGGCTCCGGCTTCACCTTCAAGAACCCGAACGCGACCGGCGGCTGCGGCTGCGGCAGCAGCTTCTCGGCCTGA
- a CDS encoding amino acid permease produces the protein MNSLWARKPIADAVPEGHEGKGMQRTLGTKDLIALSIGAVIGAGIFSTLGTAAAGSIGPNGEILRYGAGPALIFSFLLLGAVCTLAALCYAELAAMIPQAGSAYAYSYASFGELVAWIIGWDLILEYAVGNVAVAISWSGYFNSLISPFVELPGWLTHGYWQVAASSNPEIHGLLDTAPRLAGIPILVNVPAFVIVMLITWLLVIGVRESARANAIMVGIKLLVLALFVIVGSQHIDTANYTPFAPNGFRGIHQGAAIVFFAYIGFDAISTAAEEVKDPQRTMPRGLLWGLGICTLIYVIVGAVATGLVPYQQLASSDPLAHAFDVAGLQRFEWIISAGAVVSMSAVLLVFQYGQPRIFYAMARDGLLPEGAAKIHKKYRTPHVTTIITGVLVALAALVADDVATYDLTNIGTLFAFVLVCGGVLMLRIKDPNRPRPFRVPFVWIVAPAGLLACIFVMVGLPMNAWKGFGVWLVVGLVLYAVYGWKNSRLRRGLPPHDFGAE, from the coding sequence ATGAATTCGCTCTGGGCTCGCAAGCCGATCGCTGACGCCGTCCCCGAAGGGCACGAAGGCAAGGGGATGCAGCGCACCCTCGGCACCAAGGACCTCATCGCGCTCTCCATCGGCGCGGTCATCGGTGCCGGCATCTTCTCCACGCTGGGGACCGCCGCGGCCGGTTCGATCGGCCCGAACGGCGAGATCCTGCGCTATGGCGCGGGACCCGCGCTGATCTTCTCCTTCCTGCTGCTCGGCGCGGTCTGCACCCTCGCCGCGCTCTGCTATGCCGAACTCGCGGCGATGATCCCCCAGGCCGGTTCGGCCTACGCGTACAGCTACGCCTCCTTCGGCGAACTCGTCGCCTGGATCATCGGCTGGGACCTCATCCTCGAGTACGCCGTCGGCAACGTCGCCGTCGCGATCTCGTGGAGCGGTTACTTCAACTCGCTCATCTCGCCGTTCGTGGAGCTGCCCGGCTGGCTCACGCACGGCTACTGGCAGGTCGCGGCGAGCAGCAACCCGGAGATCCACGGCCTCCTCGACACCGCGCCGCGGCTCGCCGGCATCCCGATCCTCGTGAACGTCCCGGCCTTCGTGATCGTCATGCTGATCACCTGGCTGCTCGTGATCGGCGTGCGCGAGAGCGCCCGCGCGAATGCGATCATGGTCGGCATCAAGCTGCTCGTGCTGGCGCTGTTCGTGATCGTCGGCTCGCAGCACATCGACACGGCGAACTACACGCCGTTCGCGCCCAACGGCTTCCGGGGCATCCACCAGGGCGCGGCGATCGTCTTCTTCGCCTACATCGGCTTCGACGCCATCTCCACGGCGGCGGAGGAGGTGAAGGACCCGCAGCGGACCATGCCCCGCGGGCTCCTCTGGGGCCTCGGCATCTGCACCCTCATCTATGTGATCGTCGGCGCGGTCGCCACCGGCCTCGTACCCTACCAGCAGCTCGCCTCGTCGGATCCGCTCGCGCACGCCTTCGACGTCGCCGGGTTGCAGCGGTTCGAGTGGATCATCTCGGCCGGGGCCGTCGTCTCGATGTCGGCCGTGCTGCTCGTGTTCCAGTACGGCCAGCCGCGCATCTTCTACGCCATGGCGCGCGACGGCCTGCTCCCCGAGGGCGCCGCCAAGATCCACAAGAAGTACCGGACGCCGCACGTGACGACGATCATCACCGGCGTGCTCGTGGCGCTCGCGGCACTCGTCGCCGACGACGTCGCAACGTACGACCTGACGAACATCGGCACACTCTTCGCGTTCGTGCTCGTCTGCGGCGGTGTGCTCATGCTGCGGATCAAGGACCCGAATCGGCCGCGTCCCTTCCGCGTGCCGTTCGTCTGGATCGTCGCTCCTGCGGGGTTGCTCGCCTGCATCTTCGTGATGGTCGGCCTGCCGATGAACGCCTGGAAGGGCTTCGGCGTCTGGCTCGTGGTCGGCCTGGTGCTGTACGCCGTCTATGGCTGGAAGAACTCGCGCCTGCGCCGCGGGCTCCCGCCGCACGACTTCGGCGCGGAGTGA
- a CDS encoding MotA/TolQ/ExbB proton channel family protein, which produces MNMDIGHIFAQSPAFAKGIWFTLAVMSLWSLTVAFGKWWNLRKAQKETLKFAPEFSQFLEEDNLSEAINLAQSYKKSHVARVLGGALDEVKPLILDGSVTVSDINSAERAVERNMLVEIVSLKRGLAVLATVGSTSPFVGLLGTVFGIINAFAAMGTSGSTGIAAITIGIAEALIATGFGLLVAIPAVWFYNYFQTKIDNLTSEMTYVSKEMIDYLIKGVSGEFGRSRFTREFSTKAGGNAPISQ; this is translated from the coding sequence ATGAACATGGATATTGGCCACATCTTTGCGCAGAGCCCCGCGTTCGCGAAGGGCATCTGGTTCACGCTCGCCGTGATGTCGCTCTGGTCGCTGACCGTCGCGTTCGGCAAGTGGTGGAACCTGCGCAAGGCCCAGAAGGAGACGCTCAAGTTCGCGCCCGAGTTCTCGCAGTTCCTCGAGGAGGACAACCTCTCCGAGGCGATCAACCTCGCGCAGTCGTACAAGAAGTCGCACGTCGCCCGCGTCCTCGGTGGCGCGCTCGATGAGGTCAAGCCGCTCATCCTCGATGGCTCGGTCACCGTCTCCGACATCAACTCGGCCGAGCGCGCCGTCGAGCGCAACATGCTCGTCGAGATCGTCTCGCTGAAGCGCGGCCTCGCGGTCCTCGCGACGGTCGGATCGACCTCGCCGTTCGTCGGCCTCCTCGGCACCGTGTTCGGCATCATCAACGCCTTCGCCGCCATGGGCACGTCGGGCTCGACCGGCATCGCCGCGATCACGATCGGCATCGCCGAGGCGCTCATCGCGACCGGCTTCGGCCTCCTCGTCGCCATCCCGGCGGTGTGGTTCTACAACTACTTCCAGACCAAGATCGACAACCTCACTTCGGAGATGACCTACGTCTCGAAGGAGATGATCGACTACCTGATCAAGGGCGTCTCGGGCGAGTTCGGCCGTTCGCGCTTCACCCGTGAGTTCTCGACGAAGGCCGGCGGCAACGCCCCGATCTCGCAGTAA
- a CDS encoding serine hydrolase, with the protein MSHSSHLRLAGIAGTFALLSCAAPASPGTLAPTPGPVALRGVTVPLTGPLPAAASRWIDETVAKMPLHERIGQMVMIWVLGDYTSTTDSSFAWAIDRIRLDHVGGVVMSLGSPIEVAAKVNAMQARASLPLLVASDVEPGLGRLEGGTFTPGLLRGGDATVLPNNMAIGATGDVELARAAGRITGLEARAIGLHVAFGPAVDVNNNPSNPVINVRSFGEEPRAVAAMGAAFVEGVQSAGVAATIKHFPGHGDTDTDSHLALPVVSASRARMDTLELLPFRTAIAAGAAAVMSAHIALPAVSHDSTPATLVPAVMQDLLRDTLGFRGMTFTDAMDMRGVGAGYGVEESSVKAVLAGADVLLMPGDIPAAISAVAAAVERGEIPPARIEASVRRLLEWKLRTGAIQRPFVDLDSLRVIVGSDAHRQTAQAIADRAVTLLRNDEGQVPLVPGPRTAIITFASESDVSAGRTFGNELRALLPDSRVLRIAPTTPRARLDSLLRPADRVVLATFVRTIEGEGRFAIGEHVARWVDSVALTRPVTVVAFSNPYIIREFGWVSGYVAAFGRGDAMERAAARALAGRIPFQGHAPISLPGFFRAGDGLAITRPAAPASLEDSLRTLLSRGVRDSVFPGAIAIVGDRNGIVTQVSAGRIDWAADAPAPDLHTIWDLASLTKVVGMTTAMMQLSEQGKVVLDAPVQRYLPEWTGRWKERVTVRHLLTHSAGLPAFKQLWKMTGTADSARAILMNTALDTMPGARMVYSDIGAILLGWIIERVSGQALDAYLAERVFTPLGMTETRYLPPAEWRARIAPTERDPWRGRHLRGEVHDENAYFLERPVAHAGLFSSAHDLARFARALLNEGTLDGTRIVRAETVRDFTRVQNVQLSNRALGWETPNGTNSAGRLMKRPAYGHTGFTGTSIWIDPPNGRFVILLTNRVNPTRENSRIGPIRTAVGDLVTTAPLGPSGAVRGSPP; encoded by the coding sequence ATGTCGCACTCGTCGCACCTCCGTCTGGCCGGCATCGCCGGCACGTTCGCCCTGCTCTCGTGCGCCGCGCCCGCGTCGCCCGGCACCCTCGCACCGACGCCCGGCCCCGTGGCCCTGCGCGGTGTCACGGTCCCCCTCACCGGTCCCCTCCCCGCCGCCGCTTCGCGGTGGATCGACGAGACGGTGGCCAAGATGCCGCTCCACGAGCGGATCGGACAGATGGTGATGATCTGGGTCCTCGGGGATTATACGAGCACGACGGACTCCTCGTTCGCCTGGGCGATCGACCGCATCCGGCTCGACCACGTCGGCGGGGTCGTGATGTCGCTCGGCTCGCCCATCGAGGTCGCGGCCAAGGTGAATGCGATGCAGGCGCGCGCATCGCTCCCGCTGCTCGTGGCGTCGGACGTCGAACCCGGCCTGGGCCGGCTCGAGGGCGGGACCTTCACGCCGGGCCTCCTCCGCGGCGGCGATGCCACGGTCCTGCCGAACAACATGGCGATCGGCGCGACGGGCGACGTCGAACTCGCGCGCGCCGCCGGTCGCATCACCGGGCTCGAGGCGCGCGCGATCGGGCTCCACGTCGCGTTCGGCCCCGCCGTCGACGTGAACAACAACCCGTCCAACCCGGTCATCAACGTGCGGTCGTTCGGCGAGGAGCCACGGGCCGTCGCCGCGATGGGGGCCGCGTTCGTGGAGGGCGTGCAGTCGGCGGGCGTGGCCGCGACGATCAAGCACTTCCCCGGCCACGGCGACACCGACACCGATTCGCATCTCGCGCTCCCCGTCGTCTCCGCCTCCCGCGCGCGCATGGACACGCTCGAGTTGCTCCCGTTCCGAACGGCCATCGCCGCGGGGGCCGCGGCCGTCATGAGCGCCCACATCGCGCTGCCCGCGGTCTCGCATGACAGCACGCCCGCCACGCTCGTCCCGGCGGTGATGCAGGACCTGCTGCGCGACACCCTCGGATTCCGCGGCATGACCTTCACCGACGCGATGGACATGCGCGGCGTGGGCGCGGGCTACGGCGTCGAGGAGAGTTCGGTCAAGGCCGTGCTCGCGGGCGCTGACGTGCTCCTCATGCCCGGTGACATCCCCGCCGCGATCTCGGCCGTGGCCGCCGCGGTCGAGCGCGGCGAGATCCCGCCCGCCCGCATCGAGGCGTCGGTACGCCGGCTTCTCGAGTGGAAGCTCCGCACCGGCGCGATCCAGCGCCCGTTCGTCGACCTCGATTCCTTGCGGGTGATCGTCGGCAGCGACGCGCATCGCCAGACCGCGCAGGCGATCGCCGACCGTGCCGTCACGCTCCTGCGCAATGACGAGGGCCAGGTACCGCTCGTCCCCGGCCCGCGCACCGCGATCATCACCTTCGCGAGCGAGTCGGACGTGAGTGCCGGGCGGACCTTCGGCAATGAGTTGCGCGCACTGCTCCCCGACTCGCGCGTGCTCCGCATCGCGCCGACCACGCCGCGGGCCCGGCTCGACTCGCTCCTCCGCCCGGCCGACCGCGTCGTGCTCGCGACCTTCGTGCGCACCATCGAGGGCGAGGGACGCTTCGCGATCGGCGAGCACGTCGCCCGCTGGGTCGACTCGGTGGCGCTCACGCGGCCGGTGACCGTCGTGGCGTTCTCCAATCCCTACATCATCCGCGAGTTCGGGTGGGTCTCGGGCTACGTCGCGGCCTTCGGGCGCGGCGACGCCATGGAGCGGGCCGCCGCGCGGGCCCTCGCGGGACGGATCCCCTTCCAGGGCCACGCGCCCATCTCGCTGCCCGGCTTCTTCCGCGCGGGCGACGGCCTCGCGATCACACGGCCCGCGGCGCCGGCATCGCTCGAGGATTCGCTGCGCACCCTCCTCTCGCGCGGCGTCCGCGATTCGGTCTTCCCCGGCGCGATCGCGATCGTCGGCGACCGCAATGGCATCGTCACCCAGGTGAGCGCCGGCCGCATCGACTGGGCCGCCGACGCGCCGGCCCCGGACCTGCACACGATCTGGGACCTCGCGTCACTCACGAAGGTCGTCGGCATGACCACCGCGATGATGCAGCTCTCCGAGCAGGGGAAGGTCGTGCTCGATGCGCCGGTACAGCGCTACCTCCCGGAATGGACCGGCCGCTGGAAGGAGCGTGTGACCGTCCGCCACCTCCTCACGCACTCGGCGGGCCTTCCGGCCTTCAAGCAACTCTGGAAGATGACCGGCACCGCCGATTCGGCGCGGGCCATCCTCATGAACACGGCGCTCGACACCATGCCCGGCGCCCGGATGGTCTATTCCGACATCGGCGCGATCCTGCTCGGGTGGATCATCGAACGGGTCAGCGGCCAGGCCCTCGACGCCTATCTCGCGGAGCGGGTCTTCACGCCGCTCGGCATGACGGAGACACGGTACCTGCCGCCCGCCGAGTGGCGTGCCCGCATCGCCCCTACGGAACGTGATCCGTGGCGCGGACGGCACCTGCGCGGCGAGGTGCACGACGAGAACGCCTACTTCCTCGAGCGCCCGGTCGCGCATGCGGGGCTCTTCAGCTCGGCACACGACCTCGCCCGCTTCGCGCGCGCGCTGCTCAACGAGGGCACCCTCGACGGCACGCGGATCGTGCGCGCCGAGACGGTCCGCGACTTCACGCGCGTACAGAACGTGCAGCTGTCCAATCGTGCGCTGGGGTGGGAGACGCCGAATGGCACCAACTCCGCCGGGCGCCTCATGAAGCGGCCGGCGTACGGCCACACCGGCTTCACGGGCACCTCCATCTGGATCGACCCGCCGAACGGTCGCTTCGTCATCCTGCTGACCAACCGGGTGAACCCGACGCGCGAGAACTCGCGGATCGGCCCCATCCGGACGGCCGTCGGCGATCTCGTCACCACCGCGCCGCTCGGACCGTCGGGCGCGGTGCGCGGCTCACCGCCCTGA
- a CDS encoding DUF1343 domain-containing protein translates to MRHQALRGRGAWIGALWLLTSVACATPPRAQEGRRAPDRPAFRPGMTVLLEDSLQVIAGRRIALITNHTGVDAKGQSLVDLLQADPRAKRANVSLVRLFSPEHGIRGDQDVENLPDMRDTRSGLMVHSLYLSGTVGPPDSLLRDLDGLVFDLQDIGTRTWTYVGVMVYAMRAAARVGIPFVVLDRPNPLGGRTEGLLLDSALANPEDPTPQRRGQAYALYPAPLRHGMTMGEMARWFAAELKIPVQLTVVAMGGYRRSMWWDETGMPWTTPSPSMTSLTSAIVYPALVPFEGSNLSVGRGTDLPFQRLGASWLDARKVAAMLEERGLSGVRFVAERFTPVRPGDAKFAGKEIPGVRIVVEDRDRVQVARVGTALLWAMQKAHPDSLRLTARTVDLRLGATAAREALVRGEDPDEVIDRAQPSIVAFQRRVKPYLLY, encoded by the coding sequence GTGCGACATCAGGCCCTGAGGGGAAGGGGAGCGTGGATCGGCGCGCTGTGGCTGTTGACGAGCGTGGCGTGCGCCACGCCACCGCGGGCACAGGAGGGGCGACGCGCCCCCGACCGGCCGGCCTTCCGGCCGGGGATGACGGTGCTGCTGGAGGACTCGCTCCAGGTGATCGCCGGTCGCCGGATCGCGCTCATCACGAACCATACGGGGGTCGACGCCAAGGGCCAGTCGCTCGTGGACCTGCTGCAGGCCGATCCGCGCGCCAAGCGCGCGAACGTGAGCCTCGTCCGGCTCTTCTCGCCCGAGCATGGCATCCGCGGCGACCAGGACGTGGAGAACCTCCCGGACATGCGCGACACGAGGTCCGGGCTCATGGTCCACTCGCTGTACCTCAGCGGGACCGTCGGGCCGCCCGACAGCCTCCTGCGCGACCTCGACGGGCTCGTCTTCGACCTGCAGGACATCGGCACGCGCACGTGGACCTACGTGGGAGTGATGGTCTATGCGATGCGGGCTGCCGCGCGGGTCGGCATCCCGTTCGTGGTGCTCGATCGCCCCAATCCGCTTGGCGGCCGCACCGAGGGGCTCCTGCTCGACTCGGCCCTCGCCAACCCCGAGGATCCGACGCCGCAACGGCGCGGTCAGGCCTACGCATTATATCCCGCGCCGCTGCGGCACGGTATGACGATGGGCGAGATGGCGCGGTGGTTCGCGGCCGAGCTGAAGATCCCGGTCCAACTCACCGTGGTCGCGATGGGGGGCTATCGCCGCAGCATGTGGTGGGACGAGACCGGCATGCCGTGGACGACCCCGTCTCCGTCCATGACGTCGCTCACCAGCGCTATCGTGTATCCCGCCCTCGTGCCCTTCGAAGGGTCCAACCTCTCGGTGGGCCGAGGGACCGACCTGCCGTTCCAGCGACTGGGGGCCAGCTGGCTCGATGCACGCAAGGTCGCGGCGATGCTCGAGGAGCGAGGCCTGAGCGGCGTCCGCTTCGTCGCCGAACGGTTCACGCCGGTCCGGCCGGGCGACGCGAAGTTCGCCGGGAAGGAGATCCCCGGGGTGCGCATCGTCGTCGAGGACCGCGACCGGGTCCAGGTCGCCCGCGTCGGAACGGCACTGCTGTGGGCGATGCAGAAGGCCCACCCGGATTCGTTGCGGTTGACGGCGCGCACGGTCGACCTGCGCCTCGGGGCGACCGCGGCGCGTGAGGCGCTGGTGCGTGGCGAGGATCCCGATGAGGTGATCGACCGGGCCCAGCCGTCGATCGTGGCGTTCCAGCGGCGCGTGAAGCCGTACCTGCTCTACTGA